A stretch of the Thiomicrorhabdus xiamenensis genome encodes the following:
- a CDS encoding heavy-metal-associated domain-containing protein produces MRYQLDVENIKCGGCAASISNKLQAIEGVLSVEVAIEEGIVTLETAEENDTVLQQAREALLSMGYPESGTVEGTKALGAKAKSFVSCAVGKMAQK; encoded by the coding sequence ATGCGTTATCAGTTGGATGTCGAGAATATAAAGTGCGGTGGCTGTGCCGCTTCAATCAGTAACAAGCTTCAGGCGATAGAGGGCGTTTTGTCGGTTGAAGTGGCGATTGAAGAAGGGATTGTAACCCTTGAAACGGCTGAGGAGAATGATACTGTTCTACAGCAGGCCAGGGAGGCGCTGTTGAGTATGGGGTATCCGGAAAGCGGTACTGTCGAGGGGACCAAAGCATTGGGTGCAAAGGCAAAGTCGTTTGTTTCCTGCGCAGTTGGTAAAATGGCGCAGAAATAG
- a CDS encoding OmpA/MotB family protein — MNVTADRRARSSWLLAFGDVITLLITFFIMVIALNNAQVSKLQSWTDQQITIAYQSFAEEIKNQGLQVISVTQTPQGILFAVQSSAAFNSADYYPSQQLLGELQYLGSLLRENRLFNLQNLPQEAKIIDYALEQGMQWKAEIVIEGHTDNDPILPTSPLRNNWFLSAMRAQTVMGELFKVSQLPADLFSISGYSEYHPVADNGNEAGKELNRRIEILLTAGFEKLQEVEAVAN, encoded by the coding sequence ATGAATGTGACCGCGGACAGAAGAGCGCGCAGTTCCTGGCTGTTGGCTTTCGGGGATGTCATTACTTTGCTGATTACCTTTTTTATTATGGTGATTGCATTGAACAACGCTCAGGTCAGTAAGTTGCAGAGCTGGACTGATCAGCAGATCACAATCGCTTACCAGTCGTTTGCTGAGGAGATCAAGAACCAGGGGTTGCAGGTGATTTCGGTTACCCAGACCCCGCAGGGCATCCTGTTTGCAGTGCAGAGTTCGGCCGCTTTCAACAGCGCAGACTATTATCCTTCGCAGCAACTGTTGGGTGAATTGCAATATCTGGGAAGTTTGTTAAGGGAAAATCGTTTGTTTAATCTGCAAAATTTGCCGCAGGAAGCGAAGATCATTGATTACGCCCTGGAACAGGGGATGCAATGGAAAGCGGAAATTGTCATAGAGGGGCATACGGATAATGATCCGATTCTGCCGACATCCCCTTTGCGAAATAACTGGTTCTTGAGTGCGATGCGTGCGCAGACGGTGATGGGTGAACTCTTCAAGGTTTCGCAGCTGCCGGCCGATCTGTTTTCGATTTCCGGCTATAGCGAATACCATCCGGTTGCAGATAATGGCAATGAAGCCGGTAAAGAGTTGAACCGGCGTATCGAGATTCTGCTTACTGCGGGATTTGAGAAGCTTCAGGAAGTTGAGGCAGTTGCCAATTAA
- a CDS encoding PilZ domain-containing protein: protein MDSISVKTDRSVTLIGKNGQANGILADLSTESAGVQSPRGARVGTELELVFEIPTSEYFRTLRILGKVTHRHNNADGSYLKLHFDRITPTQRQYIMEFIEYKQRLALLGKKSHVRSY, encoded by the coding sequence ATGGATTCAATCAGTGTCAAAACTGATCGTTCAGTTACCCTGATCGGAAAAAACGGTCAGGCAAATGGTATTCTGGCCGATCTCTCGACTGAAAGCGCCGGCGTCCAATCGCCGCGAGGTGCGCGCGTCGGTACCGAACTGGAACTGGTGTTTGAAATCCCGACGTCTGAATACTTCCGAACATTGCGAATCCTGGGCAAAGTAACCCATCGTCACAATAACGCGGACGGCTCCTACCTTAAACTGCATTTTGACCGCATCACACCAACCCAGCGGCAATATATTATGGAGTTTATCGAATACAAACAGCGCCTTGCCCTGCTCGGGAAAAAGAGTCACGTTCGCAGCTACTGA
- a CDS encoding transglutaminase-like cysteine peptidase encodes MIKHLASVLVMMLLSTHASKAENQTFSKLLTQVIDEIEGKDETARAITINRIINRYKYIDDHQLYRSRDYWAQPEEFLANRGGDCEDFAILKLTLLQLIGIDSTLVNFRKNGANHVAVVAIADKKLLLLDLENQESVLNKRSVKNYRFFRLKEASVHQNSAFNNTPQVYIKNGLPSL; translated from the coding sequence ATGATAAAGCACTTGGCATCCGTTTTAGTAATGATGCTTTTGAGCACGCACGCTTCGAAAGCAGAAAACCAAACTTTTAGTAAACTTCTGACTCAGGTTATTGACGAAATAGAAGGAAAAGACGAAACCGCAAGAGCAATTACGATAAACCGGATCATCAACCGTTATAAGTACATTGACGATCACCAATTGTATCGCTCAAGAGATTACTGGGCGCAACCGGAAGAATTCCTGGCAAACCGAGGCGGAGACTGCGAAGACTTTGCAATCCTGAAATTAACGCTATTGCAGCTGATCGGTATCGATTCGACGCTGGTCAACTTTAGAAAGAACGGTGCAAACCATGTAGCCGTGGTCGCTATAGCCGATAAAAAACTGTTGCTTTTGGATCTTGAAAACCAGGAGAGTGTTTTGAACAAACGGAGCGTCAAAAACTACCGTTTCTTTCGCCTGAAAGAAGCCTCCGTCCATCAGAATTCAGCGTTTAACAACACCCCTCAGGTGTACATCAAAAATGGCTTGCCTAGTCTGTAA
- a CDS encoding tetratricopeptide repeat protein: MKAPLKFFWLFCSMLVSSLVYADFDKGFDAYMAGNYQQAATQFTASANQGDVYSQVALGTMYLENRGLEVDQKKALNWFQKAADQGYPRAQLYVGLMYLEGEGVQQDFFTAINWLKKSALQGNPDAQYKLGLLIENGKGARKDRHEAKKWYGLSCGNQNQKGCDSFARLVEKK, translated from the coding sequence ATGAAAGCTCCTTTGAAATTTTTCTGGCTATTTTGTTCAATGCTGGTGTCTTCATTGGTTTATGCCGATTTTGATAAAGGATTTGATGCCTATATGGCTGGTAATTACCAGCAAGCCGCGACTCAGTTTACGGCTTCGGCAAATCAGGGGGATGTCTATTCTCAGGTTGCGCTGGGAACGATGTATCTTGAAAACCGCGGCCTTGAAGTCGATCAGAAAAAGGCTTTGAACTGGTTTCAGAAAGCGGCTGATCAGGGATATCCGCGCGCTCAATTGTATGTAGGGTTGATGTATCTTGAAGGCGAAGGCGTCCAGCAGGACTTTTTTACGGCGATTAACTGGCTTAAAAAATCGGCATTGCAGGGAAATCCGGATGCGCAATACAAGTTGGGACTGTTGATCGAAAACGGTAAGGGCGCTCGCAAAGACAGACATGAAGCGAAGAAATGGTATGGCCTGTCCTGCGGTAATCAGAACCAGAAGGGCTGTGACAGTTTCGCACGACTGGTTGAAAAGAAATAG
- the parE gene encoding DNA topoisomerase IV subunit B, translating into MAENYNAAEIEVLTGLEPVRKRPGMYTDTTRPNHLAQEVIDNSVDEALAGHASEITITHHADGSMSVLDNGRGMPVDVHPEEGVPGVEVIMTRLHAGGKFSNKSYNFSGGLHGVGISVVNALSTKVEVQIRRDAKLHQITFANGDLQQKLEVIGKVGKRNTGTMVRFWPDAQFFDTAKFSIGRLQYLLRAKAVLCSGLKVTFVDETNGKKEVWQYENGLKDYLNDALDGRERLPQEGFVGESRSDNEEVSWAVAWLEEPSEMLSESYVNLIPTPQGGTHVNGLRAGVTEAIREFCEFRNMVPRGIKITPEDAWLNVAFVLSAKLKEPQFAGQTKERLSSRECVPFISGVVKDALSLWLNQHTEVAEKIADMVIQNASSRVRKAKKVVRKKITSGPALPGKLADCVDTDLTRTELFLVEGDSAGGSAKQARDKNFQAIMPLRGKILNTWEVESAQVLASQEIHDISVAIGVDPGSEDLSGLRYGKVCILADADSDGLHIATLICALFVRHFPQMVEKGHVYVAMPPLYRIDVGKRVFYALDEAERQGVLDRIVAEKLPGKVQVTRFKGLGEMNPVQLRETTMLPESRRLVQLQLEGENAVTEIMDMLLAKKRSPDRKSWLEQKGDLASV; encoded by the coding sequence TTGGCCGAAAACTATAATGCTGCCGAAATTGAAGTCTTAACCGGACTGGAACCCGTCCGCAAACGTCCGGGGATGTACACCGATACCACCCGTCCGAACCATCTGGCTCAGGAAGTCATCGATAACAGCGTCGATGAAGCGCTCGCCGGACACGCTTCGGAAATCACCATTACCCATCATGCCGATGGCTCCATGAGCGTGCTCGACAACGGGCGCGGCATGCCGGTGGATGTGCATCCGGAAGAGGGAGTGCCCGGCGTTGAGGTCATTATGACCCGCCTGCACGCAGGGGGGAAATTCTCTAATAAATCCTATAATTTCTCGGGTGGTCTGCACGGGGTAGGTATTTCCGTGGTGAATGCGCTTTCGACCAAGGTTGAAGTGCAGATTCGGCGCGATGCCAAGCTGCATCAGATTACCTTCGCAAACGGCGATCTGCAACAGAAGCTGGAAGTGATCGGCAAGGTCGGCAAGCGCAATACCGGAACGATGGTGCGTTTCTGGCCGGATGCGCAGTTCTTCGATACGGCGAAATTTTCCATCGGTCGACTGCAATACCTTCTAAGGGCTAAAGCGGTTCTTTGCTCTGGACTTAAGGTGACATTTGTCGACGAGACGAATGGCAAGAAGGAAGTCTGGCAGTATGAGAACGGTCTTAAAGATTATTTGAACGATGCTCTGGACGGGCGCGAACGCTTGCCTCAGGAAGGTTTTGTCGGCGAGAGCCGTTCGGATAATGAAGAAGTTTCCTGGGCGGTCGCATGGCTGGAAGAACCAAGTGAAATGCTCAGTGAAAGCTATGTCAACCTGATTCCTACTCCGCAGGGTGGAACCCATGTAAACGGTTTGCGTGCCGGCGTGACCGAAGCGATTCGCGAGTTTTGCGAATTCCGCAATATGGTGCCGCGCGGGATTAAGATTACGCCGGAAGACGCATGGCTAAACGTGGCGTTTGTACTGTCCGCCAAACTCAAGGAACCGCAGTTTGCCGGGCAAACCAAAGAACGACTCTCTTCGCGGGAGTGTGTGCCATTTATTTCCGGCGTGGTGAAGGACGCCTTGAGCTTATGGCTCAACCAGCACACCGAAGTAGCCGAAAAGATTGCCGATATGGTGATTCAGAATGCCAGCAGCCGTGTGCGCAAAGCCAAAAAAGTGGTGCGTAAAAAAATTACCTCCGGGCCGGCGCTGCCGGGGAAATTGGCCGACTGCGTAGATACCGATCTGACACGGACTGAACTGTTTCTGGTTGAAGGGGATTCCGCCGGAGGTTCCGCCAAGCAAGCGCGTGATAAAAATTTTCAGGCGATTATGCCTCTGCGAGGCAAAATTTTGAATACTTGGGAGGTTGAGTCCGCTCAGGTGCTGGCTTCTCAGGAAATTCATGATATTTCGGTGGCGATCGGCGTCGATCCGGGTTCGGAAGATCTGAGTGGCTTACGCTATGGTAAGGTCTGTATTCTTGCCGATGCGGATTCGGATGGTTTGCATATCGCGACCCTGATCTGTGCGCTGTTTGTGCGCCATTTTCCGCAGATGGTGGAGAAGGGGCATGTGTATGTCGCTATGCCACCACTGTATCGAATCGATGTCGGTAAGCGGGTGTTCTACGCACTGGACGAAGCCGAGCGACAGGGCGTGCTTGATCGTATCGTTGCCGAGAAATTGCCGGGCAAGGTTCAGGTAACCCGATTCAAAGGTTTGGGTGAGATGAACCCGGTGCAGCTGCGAGAAACGACGATGTTGCCGGAAAGTCGCAGGTTGGTTCAGCTTCAGTTGGAAGGCGAAAATGCGGTAACGGAAATTATGGACATGCTGCTGGCGAAAAAGCGTAGCCCGGATCGTAAAAGCTGGCTGGAACAGAAAGGCGACCTTGCCAGCGTATAA
- a CDS encoding methyl-accepting chemotaxis protein, giving the protein MRDNGPVTQKEHILPPDTKIVSHTDLQGNIIAANEAFIDASGYNWKELVGQPHNILRHPDVPAEVFKDFWQTIQAGKPWSQVVKNRCKNGDHYWVYANATPTFENGKITGYMSLRVPASDEEKRQATHAYKEIAAGRMQIKNGIILDAEHRLNPLRHINTASQVIFFAVMLLLSASVSSMFPSIHDWLPTWLFEVFDLAMVAAIIFVMFKHNQKLTLIENLLTSISSGKFDNKIDSFGKNHVQHILGRIQSMQVKLGSDLDHARAALLKSTRIEQALKSANTNIMVADRFRNIIFINDSLMEMLKAAEKDLQKTLPNFDTENLMYQSIDIFHVNPQHQQSILDNLSGTHHARFNIGEVVIDLTVDPIYDNDGQRIGTIAEWKNMTDQLEIERGIESLINEAALGELGHRIDVSKLNDFERELSGSVNTLLEKFSGTLNNVTQVLARMSQGDLTDRMDGAFAGQLNSIKLAINNSMNNLELTLGNVKSGAEEIGTMSKEVATASEDLSERTQQQAASLEQTAASMEEITSTTKHTAENMQAANEISHETARNAQEGIAVMKQTIEAMQGISDLSQKIGEITSVIDSIAFQTNLLALNAAVEAARAGEHGRGFAVVAGEVRSLAQKSAEAAKDISNLINSATTQIKVGTEQVENTNNVFADMVEKINNLETLISEASQTSFEQAKGIEQVNQAMAHLDQTTQQNAALVEQLSATANNMSEQAENQATFISRFQLHQQSGIRSALSAKFAEAKMAHNTWIIRIDSYLAGMQSDINKEQARLDNVCALGQWIYSDGQNLLHMQEMQKLQETHREFHAMVGRIMDAKEIGDEATAQQLKEQLMTLSTEITSLLDELDKKIAGSGTIAPVPSQPSTTPKRLASAQPAPEKSDEWSEF; this is encoded by the coding sequence ATGCGCGACAATGGACCTGTCACTCAAAAAGAGCACATTCTTCCGCCTGATACGAAAATCGTCTCCCATACCGATCTACAGGGCAATATCATTGCCGCCAACGAAGCCTTTATCGATGCCAGTGGTTACAACTGGAAAGAACTGGTGGGACAGCCGCACAACATTCTGCGTCACCCGGACGTTCCGGCCGAAGTTTTCAAAGACTTCTGGCAAACCATTCAAGCCGGAAAACCGTGGTCGCAGGTTGTTAAAAACCGTTGTAAAAACGGCGACCACTACTGGGTTTACGCCAATGCTACGCCGACATTTGAAAACGGCAAAATTACCGGTTATATGTCATTAAGAGTGCCTGCCAGCGATGAAGAAAAACGTCAGGCAACACATGCATATAAAGAGATTGCCGCCGGCCGAATGCAGATTAAAAACGGGATCATTCTCGACGCGGAACATCGTTTAAACCCGCTTCGCCATATCAATACCGCATCACAGGTCATTTTCTTTGCCGTCATGTTATTGCTGAGCGCATCGGTTTCATCCATGTTCCCATCCATTCATGACTGGCTCCCGACGTGGCTGTTTGAAGTCTTCGATTTGGCGATGGTCGCCGCAATCATTTTTGTCATGTTTAAACATAATCAGAAACTGACACTAATAGAAAATCTTCTGACATCCATCTCCAGCGGCAAATTCGACAATAAGATCGATAGCTTCGGCAAAAACCATGTCCAGCACATCTTGGGGCGTATCCAGTCAATGCAGGTTAAACTCGGTTCGGATCTCGATCATGCCCGAGCAGCATTACTGAAGTCGACACGAATCGAACAGGCACTGAAGTCGGCCAACACCAACATCATGGTTGCCGACCGCTTCCGCAATATCATTTTCATCAACGACTCGCTGATGGAAATGCTCAAAGCCGCCGAAAAAGATCTGCAGAAAACCCTACCGAACTTTGATACCGAAAATCTGATGTATCAGAGCATCGATATTTTTCATGTCAATCCGCAGCATCAGCAGAGCATTCTGGACAACCTTAGCGGAACCCATCATGCACGTTTCAACATCGGTGAGGTGGTTATTGATTTAACCGTTGACCCAATCTACGACAATGACGGCCAGCGAATCGGGACGATTGCCGAATGGAAAAATATGACCGACCAGCTGGAAATCGAACGCGGCATTGAAAGCCTCATCAACGAAGCGGCACTCGGTGAACTTGGACATCGCATCGATGTCTCCAAACTGAACGACTTTGAACGAGAGCTTTCCGGATCGGTGAATACACTGCTGGAGAAATTCTCGGGAACCCTGAACAATGTCACCCAGGTACTGGCAAGAATGAGTCAGGGCGATCTGACCGATCGCATGGATGGCGCTTTTGCAGGCCAGTTAAACTCGATCAAACTGGCGATCAACAATTCGATGAACAACCTTGAACTGACGCTCGGCAACGTCAAAAGCGGTGCCGAAGAGATCGGTACCATGTCGAAAGAGGTCGCCACCGCCAGCGAAGACCTTTCCGAGCGTACCCAGCAACAGGCCGCCTCTCTTGAGCAGACCGCCGCCAGCATGGAAGAGATCACTTCTACGACCAAGCACACGGCAGAAAATATGCAGGCCGCAAACGAAATTTCGCATGAAACCGCGCGCAACGCCCAAGAAGGCATCGCGGTCATGAAACAGACCATTGAAGCCATGCAAGGCATCAGCGATTTGAGTCAGAAAATCGGCGAAATAACTTCGGTGATCGATAGCATCGCTTTCCAGACTAACCTTCTGGCCCTCAATGCAGCGGTCGAAGCCGCTCGTGCCGGAGAGCACGGTCGAGGTTTCGCAGTGGTTGCCGGCGAAGTTCGCAGCCTGGCGCAGAAATCAGCAGAAGCCGCCAAGGATATTTCCAACCTGATTAACTCCGCCACAACACAGATTAAAGTCGGAACCGAACAGGTGGAAAACACCAATAACGTTTTTGCCGATATGGTCGAAAAAATCAACAATCTTGAGACCCTGATCTCGGAAGCATCGCAGACTTCTTTTGAACAGGCGAAAGGCATTGAACAGGTCAACCAGGCGATGGCGCATCTGGATCAGACAACGCAACAAAACGCGGCGCTGGTGGAACAGCTTTCGGCCACGGCAAACAATATGAGTGAGCAAGCCGAAAATCAGGCCACCTTTATTTCGCGCTTCCAGCTACACCAGCAAAGTGGTATCCGTTCGGCTTTAAGCGCCAAGTTTGCCGAAGCCAAAATGGCGCACAACACGTGGATTATCCGCATTGACAGTTACCTTGCCGGGATGCAAAGCGACATCAATAAAGAGCAGGCTCGCCTGGATAACGTCTGTGCACTGGGCCAATGGATTTATTCAGACGGACAGAACCTGCTACATATGCAGGAAATGCAGAAATTGCAGGAAACACACCGTGAATTCCATGCAATGGTAGGACGAATTATGGATGCAAAGGAGATTGGTGATGAAGCGACGGCACAACAACTCAAAGAACAACTGATGACGCTTTCGACCGAGATCACTTCTCTTCTGGATGAACTCGACAAAAAAATTGCCGGCTCGGGCACAATCGCTCCCGTGCCTTCACAACCATCAACAACACCGAAACGTCTGGCTTCGGCGCAACCCGCACCGGAAAAAAGCGATGAGTGGAGCGAGTTCTGA
- the ung gene encoding uracil-DNA glycosylase — MSQIQLESSWLSHLETEFSQPYMQQLKNFLQQEKDEGKRILPQGNLWFNALNSTPLNKVKVVIIGQDPYPTPGHAHGLCFSVQPDVSPLPKSLVNINQELWDDLGVDNRHNGNLQPWADQGVLLLNAVLTVEARNSNSHQGKGWETFTDKVIELVDRYCEHCVFILWGSYAQKKGAKIDTSRHLVIKSPHPSPLSAYRGFFGSRPFSRANAYLEEHGKTPINWQLPQLPEASQIPQ, encoded by the coding sequence ATGAGTCAGATTCAACTGGAGAGCAGCTGGCTGTCCCATCTTGAAACGGAATTTTCGCAACCTTATATGCAGCAACTCAAAAACTTTCTGCAACAGGAAAAGGACGAAGGTAAACGGATTCTGCCACAGGGCAACCTATGGTTTAACGCCCTGAATTCAACCCCCTTGAACAAGGTCAAAGTGGTTATTATCGGTCAGGACCCTTACCCGACACCGGGACATGCGCACGGCTTATGCTTTTCGGTGCAGCCGGACGTCTCCCCGCTGCCGAAATCTCTGGTTAATATCAATCAGGAACTGTGGGATGACCTTGGAGTCGACAACCGACATAACGGCAATCTCCAGCCTTGGGCCGATCAAGGGGTTCTGCTTCTTAACGCCGTTCTGACGGTTGAAGCACGCAACAGTAACTCGCACCAAGGGAAAGGCTGGGAAACCTTTACCGACAAAGTGATCGAACTGGTCGATCGCTACTGCGAGCATTGCGTATTTATCCTGTGGGGAAGTTACGCGCAGAAAAAAGGCGCGAAAATCGATACCTCGCGCCATCTGGTCATCAAAAGCCCGCATCCGTCCCCCTTGTCGGCCTATCGCGGCTTTTTCGGCAGCCGACCTTTTTCCCGGGCCAATGCCTATCTTGAAGAGCACGGCAAAACGCCGATTAATTGGCAACTGCCTCAACTTCCTGAAGCTTCTCAAATCCCGCAGTAA
- a CDS encoding PilZ domain-containing protein, whose product MLKNAHGSERRCSPRIAINLPVSLECNEHVLECKLIDISMCGIGLISNATLPVCTPAIIRLKLPNEDGFINMKLQAKITRCTKIREQYLIGLQFVDLSSFHEYELSAFFSYHSRFSA is encoded by the coding sequence ATGTTGAAGAATGCCCACGGCTCCGAAAGGCGCTGTTCGCCACGCATCGCCATTAACCTCCCCGTCTCACTGGAGTGTAATGAGCACGTACTTGAATGCAAACTGATCGACATCTCAATGTGCGGCATCGGGCTTATCAGCAATGCAACGCTCCCCGTCTGCACTCCGGCAATAATTCGCTTAAAACTACCGAATGAAGACGGTTTTATCAATATGAAACTGCAAGCAAAGATTACTCGCTGCACTAAAATCCGCGAACAGTATTTAATCGGCTTGCAATTCGTCGATCTGAGCAGCTTTCATGAATACGAGCTCAGCGCTTTTTTTAGTTACCACAGCCGCTTTAGTGCATAA
- a CDS encoding OmpA/MotB family protein gives MLTIISRSNRNGTLLRDRNPIRSVPVWLLVYIGLFTSLLAIFLFILTRVQLETVPPKRAYQNIVADLYQKSLSIKEQEQLDWLKVENTLTKGVKLSLDYQLLKDKNLFDSAQANINPQQTPYLRQIANLISRIDLPQSSLYYQRWVDNLQRSGMQVEFFVRIEGHTDAHPLHPGSRFKDNVELSSYRAYAVMDFLRLYSRLPKRYFTIAGYGSFHPLVEDAYSAENRRVEIYLLPKLQLKSTQRASVEGDGGER, from the coding sequence ATGTTAACGATTATCAGCCGCTCAAACCGCAACGGAACTCTGCTGAGAGACCGCAATCCGATCCGTTCAGTGCCGGTCTGGCTTCTGGTGTACATCGGGTTGTTCACCTCTTTGCTGGCGATTTTTCTGTTTATTCTGACCCGTGTTCAGCTGGAAACGGTTCCTCCAAAGCGCGCTTATCAGAATATCGTCGCGGATCTGTATCAGAAATCGCTTTCGATTAAAGAACAGGAGCAACTGGACTGGCTGAAGGTGGAAAACACGCTGACCAAGGGCGTTAAACTCAGTCTGGACTATCAGTTGCTGAAAGATAAAAATCTGTTCGACTCCGCTCAGGCTAACATCAATCCCCAGCAGACGCCTTATCTGCGGCAGATAGCGAATCTGATTTCACGAATTGATCTGCCGCAATCCTCTCTTTACTACCAGCGCTGGGTCGATAATTTGCAACGCTCCGGTATGCAGGTGGAATTTTTTGTCCGTATTGAAGGGCATACGGATGCGCACCCTTTGCATCCCGGATCGCGATTCAAGGACAATGTTGAACTCAGCAGTTACCGGGCTTATGCCGTGATGGATTTTCTGCGCCTCTACAGCCGACTGCCGAAACGCTATTTCACGATTGCCGGCTACGGCAGTTTTCATCCGCTGGTTGAAGATGCTTATTCAGCGGAAAATCGCCGTGTCGAAATTTATCTGCTTCCGAAGTTACAGCTTAAATCGACGCAGAGAGCTTCCGTAGAGGGTGACGGGGGTGAGCGATGA
- a CDS encoding protein adenylyltransferase SelO — translation MNRFTNHYLELPSHFYRPIDPEPLIDARLVHYNQTLAEQLGIRLENSQVLQLTAGQAMAPGLEPLAQKYTGHQFGYYNPDLGDGRGLLLGQAIDSENRSWDLHLKGAGITPYSRRGDGRAVLRSAVREYLIGEALHHLNIPTTRCLSLCHSPEPVRREKIEDRASYIRVAKTHVRFGHFEWLAQRGDRSDFEQMANYVVEVVYPELIDEPPAKRYAELFRTICIRTAQLIAKWQAAGFCHGVMNSDNMSVAGETFDFGPYAFLDDFKIHHICNHSDTEGRYAYSQQPNIGLWNCQVLGQAFSMLLSSEQIEQGLDAYVIHYNQAYLHAMGSKFGLPNLAEGDKYFIADSLILMDQSDIDFHHFFHHLGKLESEQEHQWLDFVGDSKAWREWRQTYLSRTDQIDREQRRQKIAEQTASFVLRNHIAQEIIESCEKGDYDLLSSAMAWLQTPFAPPADLLENYAHFLQAPRKEQKGIALSCSS, via the coding sequence GTGAACCGTTTTACCAACCACTATCTTGAACTGCCAAGCCATTTCTATCGCCCCATCGATCCGGAACCGCTTATCGATGCGCGACTGGTGCATTACAACCAAACATTGGCGGAGCAGCTGGGAATCCGTCTGGAAAACAGTCAAGTCCTGCAGCTCACCGCCGGGCAAGCAATGGCACCCGGGCTGGAACCGCTTGCGCAGAAATACACCGGGCATCAGTTCGGCTATTACAATCCGGATCTGGGAGACGGTCGAGGGCTGCTGCTGGGTCAGGCGATCGACTCCGAAAACCGTTCTTGGGATCTGCATCTGAAAGGCGCCGGAATCACTCCTTATTCGCGCCGTGGCGACGGTCGGGCCGTATTACGTTCTGCCGTCCGCGAATATCTGATCGGAGAAGCGCTGCACCATCTGAATATTCCGACAACCCGCTGCCTGAGTCTCTGCCACAGTCCGGAGCCGGTGCGTCGCGAAAAAATCGAAGATCGGGCTAGCTACATCCGGGTTGCCAAAACCCATGTTCGTTTCGGACACTTCGAATGGCTGGCACAAAGAGGCGACCGCAGTGATTTTGAACAAATGGCTAACTATGTCGTTGAAGTCGTGTATCCGGAACTTATTGACGAGCCTCCCGCTAAACGCTATGCCGAACTTTTCCGCACCATCTGCATCCGAACGGCTCAACTGATTGCCAAATGGCAGGCCGCCGGATTCTGCCACGGCGTCATGAACAGCGACAATATGTCAGTCGCCGGAGAGACATTCGACTTCGGACCTTACGCCTTTCTGGACGACTTCAAAATTCATCACATCTGCAACCACTCGGATACCGAAGGCCGTTATGCTTACAGCCAACAACCCAACATCGGCTTGTGGAACTGTCAGGTACTCGGCCAGGCTTTCAGCATGCTGCTTAGCAGCGAACAGATCGAACAGGGCTTGGATGCTTATGTCATTCACTACAATCAGGCTTATCTACATGCTATGGGAAGCAAATTCGGTCTGCCGAATCTGGCGGAAGGAGACAAATACTTTATCGCCGACAGCCTGATTTTAATGGACCAAAGCGACATCGACTTCCACCACTTCTTCCATCATCTAGGAAAACTGGAGAGCGAGCAGGAACATCAATGGCTTGATTTCGTCGGCGACAGCAAAGCTTGGCGAGAGTGGCGACAAACCTATTTAAGCCGAACCGACCAGATAGACAGAGAGCAAAGACGGCAGAAAATTGCCGAACAGACGGCATCTTTTGTTTTACGCAATCATATCGCCCAGGAAATTATCGAATCCTGCGAAAAAGGCGATTACGATCTTCTGTCTTCTGCGATGGCATGGCTGCAAACCCCCTTCGCCCCTCCTGCCGATCTGCTCGAGAACTATGCGCATTTTCTGCAGGCTCCGAGAAAAGAGCAGAAAGGGATCGCCTTAAGCTGTTCATCCTAA